The Setaria italica strain Yugu1 chromosome IX, Setaria_italica_v2.0, whole genome shotgun sequence genome has a window encoding:
- the LOC101776750 gene encoding serine/arginine-rich splicing factor SR45a, protein MSYSRGSRYESRSPYRRSSYSRYRSRSRSVDSSDAENPGNNLYVTGLSARVTDQDLEKHFSTEGEVIDASIVHDPWTRESRGFGFVTMATVKEADRCIKYLDRSVLEGRVITVEKAKRRRGRTPTPGKYLGTKSSRGRRSPSYSPVRRDRYSSRYSPDRERSYSPYSRRRSYSPYDRRRSHSPYDRRRSYSPYDRRRSYSPYDRRRSYSPYYSSRYRSRSPYRYRRRRSPSYDRSASPYYSRRRYRSVSRSPSASPRARGRSYSRSLSPQGSYSRSCSPVSERSTSYSPKKGHSRRERTRSRSSGKRRRSRESYSHSRSSYSRSVSRERSA, encoded by the exons ATGTCTTACTCAAGAGGATCAAG GTATGAATCTCGCTCACCATACAGGAGAAGCAGCTATTCAAGATACAGGAGTCGGTCTAG GAGTGTGGACTCGAGTGATGCTGAAAACCCTGGGAACAACCTGTATGTGACTGGTTTGTCAGCTCGTGTAACGGACCAGGATCTGGAGAAGCACTTTTCTACTGAGGGAGAG GTGATCGATGCAAGCATTGTGCATGATCCTTGGACAAGGGAATCGCGAGGGTTTGGTTTTGTTACCATGGCTACTGTTAAGGAGGCAGATCGCTGCATCAAATATCTGGACCGTTCTGTGTTGGAAGGTCGGGTCATAACTGTTGAGAAG GCAAAGAGAAGACGAGGTAGAACCCCAACACCTGGGAAGTATCTTGGCACAAAATCATCACGTG GACGGAGGTCCCCAAGCTACTCGCCTGTTCGGAGGGACCGTTACAGCTCACGCTACTCACCTGATCGTGAACGATCTTATTCTCCTTATAGTAGACGCCGATCGTACTCTCCGTATGACAGGCGACGATCGCACTCCCCCTATGACAGAAGGCGATCATACTCCCCCTACGACAGACGGCGATCATACTCCCCCTATGATCGGCGCCGGTCATACTCGCCTTACTACAGCAGTCGGTACCGTTCAAGGTCTCCATACCGCTACAGAAGACGGAGGTCACCTTCCTATGACCGTTCCGCTTCACCATACTACAGCAGGCGCCGCTATCGATCTGTCTCCAGGTCACCCAGTGCTTCTCCAAGGGCTAGAGGTCGGAGCTATTCACGCAGTTTATCGCCACAGGGAAGCTATTCTCGAAGCTGTTCCCCAGTGTCAGAAAGATCAACGAGCTATTCTCCAAAGAAAGGGCATAGTAGAAGGGAACGCACACGCAGCAGATCTTCTGGCAAGAGGCGTCGTTCAAGGGAAAGCTATTCTCACAGTCGGAGTTCGTACTCTAGGTCTGTCTCTAGGGAGCGCTCAGCTTGA